AGGTGTAGGGGGTTGTCGTCCCTTGGCGGGCGGACTAGGGCTGCTAGGAGTGGGGGGCTTGTGATCCACGTTTGGGGGGAGGCTGGGAGCGGGAAGACCGCTCTCGCGGCTCGGGTAGCTTCAACTCTCTCCGAGGAGGGCTTCCACGTCATATATGTCTCAGATAGGCTTCCCAGGAGTGTTTGGGGGGATGTTGAGCGGGTGACCTTTGTAGTGGCTTCCGATGAGCGCGTTATTCCGGAGCTCCCAGACACGCTGGAGAGGCTTGTGAATCCGAGAACGAGGCTGATAGTCTTGGACACTGCTGCCTCGCTTTACGGGCATTTGCCGAGAACCGCGAAACTGAGGCTTCTCCCGCTGGTCCTCCTGAAGCTTAAAAGGCTCGCAGCTGAGAAGGGGGTCTCAACCTTACTGCTAAACGACGCAGTGCAGGCGAGCGGTGGGGTGAAGCCGTGGGAGCAGGAAGAACTAGAGAAGTACGCGGACTTAACAGTTCACCTGGCGAAGTGGGACGGCGAGCGGATAGCTAAAGGCGCCCCGCTTACAGACTACCTCCCATGGGAGGCGCTAGAAACACTGGCCGCGAAAAGCGGTGAAACAGCGAGAGGAAGCCAAACCGGAAACACGGCACTAAACGCTAGGCGAAGCCGCGGGTAAGCCACTATCCTCGCGGGGATAAATACTGCCGCCGTGTTCCATGCGGTGTTGCCGCTGGAGCTCAACGGGCGGAGGCCGTAGTGGTGTTTGTCGCGATGTTGTTTCGTGGAACCATGTTTGGCTGCCCGTGGTAGAGAAGGCTGGATGACGGTTTGCGGCCCTTCATTTCCTTTATTGCCACGTTGATTCTTCCGTCGACAACTACTCTGTAAGAATCCGCACGGGGGTTACCCGTCCCCGTCTATGCTGTGTTGTCTGCCACGACGACAAGCTGCGTGTTAGTCAGGTCCTCTGTGAGGGTGAAGTTGTCTGAAAACGTGTCGTCTGGAGCTACACCTGCGGCTGCCGGCTTTGCCGTGGTAGGGCAAGCAGCGGAACAAACGGGGACAGGCGGCGGGACCGCTACGACAGACGCAACAGACAGTGCCGCCCCGACAAAACGCCCCCAATCTCGCGGCCAAACGCGTGGCCCAGAAACGCAACCGAAACACGCGACAAGAGCAGGAAGACCTTTCACCCTGGCAAACCTGAACACTCCGCAGCACACCAGAAAGCACGCGACTTCAAAAATCGTCCAAAAGCGAAACTTGCAACCCAGACCCCACTTTACAGACGCCTATCATGCAACTGGTTCGCCGCCTCCACTCTTCAGGTTCGCCTCGAAAAACAGCAACAGAAAAACAATGAAACGAAAACAGCAAAATGGGAAAGCGCGGCGGCTACAGCGGAAAACGGTAGGGCGCGGCAGCTAGATGACGCCTGGCTGTGCAAAAGAAAGTGGTTTTTCTCAGACAGAGATGTTTAATCCAAGTTCCTTCACTATTTGTTTATATCTATTCCTGATGGTGACTTCGGTGCATCTTGCTACTTCTGCGATTTCCCTTTGGGCTCTTCTTTCTCCTGTTAGTATGCCGGCGATGTACAGTATGGCGGCTGCTAGTCCGGTTGGGTCTTTGCCGCTTGTTAATCCTTTGGCTTTTGCTTTTTGCAGTATTTCTAGCGCTTTTATTCTAGTTTTTGTTGAGAGGTTGAGTTCTTCTGCGAATCTTGGGATGAAGTCTGCTGGGTCTGGTCGGGGTGTCTTGAGTTGAAGCCCTCTTAGGATTAGTCTGATGCAGTGTGCTAGCTCTTTTCGGTTTACTTTTGCTGTGTGCTCGATTTCGTCTAGGGGTCGTGGGACCTTGTGCTCTCTGCAGGCTAGGTACACTGCGGCGGCTACCATGCTGTCGATCGATCTTCCTCTTACCAGTCCGTTCTCGAGCGCCCTTCTGTATATGTATGCGGCTGTTTCTCTGATCTCTCTTGGCACTCCAATTTGGCTTGCGATTCTGTTGAGTTCGGGCATGGCTTGTGCGAGATTCCTGTCCTCCGAGTTCGTGACGCGCGTTCGCACCTGCCATTTTCTTATCCTGTATATTTGGGCTCTTCTTCTTGGCGAGATTTTGCGCCCATACGCGTCTCTATCTGATTTTGATATTGTTGTGCTTAGTCCTCTGTCTGGCATTCTTAGTGTTAGTGGTGACCCTGTTCTCGCTCTGTCTCTTTTTTCTTCTGGCGTGAATGCTCTCCATTCTGGCCCTGTGTCTATCATTGTGTTGTCTATGACTAGTCCGCACTCGCTGCATGTGGTTTCGCCCCTGACATAGTCTCTTATGATGTTTGTGCTGCCGCAGTTTGGGCATTGGGTGGTCATGGGGTCTCACCTCTGAGGGAGTGAGGTTTTATAAGTTTTTCGGTTAGTAGAAGTAGAATTGGAGTATTAGCTATTTTTAATTATCGCATGGGGGTTTATATATTTTTCGTTATGTGATGGTTGTTATTTCGACGCTTGATACTCCTTGTATTTGTTGTATTTGCTGCATGAGTTGTTGTGGGTCTGTTTTCAGTTGTGCTTTATCTAGGTATGCTTCGTAGTAGCATTGTTTTCCTTTCTTGCAGAGTCCTGTGGTGTAAAGAAATGTGATGTTGTTTTTTACGATTATTGTTCCGAGTTCTTTTAGGAATTTTTGTGTGAGTTTGTCTATTGTTATTGTTATTTTTATTGTTTGGGGGCTTTGTGTTGGTATTATTCTTATTTCTCCTGTTGTCGCGATTGCTATAGCGTTTGTCTGCTGCAGTTGCTGTGTTAGTTCTGGTGGTATTTGTGCGGGTTGCCCAGGGTTTATTGTTATCATTTTTGCTGTTGTTAGGGGCATGTTTTCGCCTCAGAGCTCGTCTCGGGCTATTTCGAGTATTGTTCTGAATTTTACTGCGTCTGGTAGGGGTCCTGTTATTTTTAGGTCTCCGCTCATGTAGGCTGATGTTGCGTCTAGTTCTCCTTTTAGTATTGCTAGTATTGTTTCTTTGCTTGCTTCGAATGTGAGGTCGGGGTTTTGGTGTGTGCCCTGGTGTATTGTTAGTTTTCCGTTTTTTGTTTGGACGTAGAATGGTTGGGCTCCTTCTATGTTGAACTGGAGTATTCTGTCCCATCCTTCTATCTCTGCCTGTATGTCTTCGTTTTTTGCTGCGATTTCTTCTATTTTTTTGAGGAGTTGCTCTAGTTCTTCCATTTTTCATCCCTTTTTGTGGTTTTGGTTTGGGTTTTTGTGCCAGGTGTTATATAAGGGTTTCTGTGCATGTCTTTGGGTTTACTTCAACTTGTATGGTTTTTTGTTGTGGCCGTTTTTTTGTTGCTTGCGATGTGTGTGGTAAAAGCTAAATAGTGGTTGTTTCTAGTTTATTCTGTGGGTTTACTGGGGCTGGTGTTCTATGAGTGTGGTTGTTTATGAAGTTGACGAGGAAGGTGAGCTTGTCGGTCTTCCAGGGTTGAGCAGGGATGTTCTAGGAAGTGAGAAGGTCGTCATAGTTGTCGCCGAGAGGCAGAAGAAGATTTACCTGTGGAAGGGGAAGCGCTCCTCTGTTAAGAAGAAGTTTGTTGGAGCTAGGAAGGCTGCCGACTTGAGGGCGGAGTGGGGGCTGACTTTCAAAGTGGTGGCTGTCGACGAAGGGGAGGAGGACAGCGACTTTTTGGGGTTGATGGGCGCGAAGGCCGAGGCTCCCGTAAGGGCTCAGAGGAGGGCTGAAGCTGCTGTGGAGGTTGAGAGGGCGCGCACTGAGAAAGTCGAGGCTGTCCAGGAACGTGTGGCTGAAAAGGCGCGCGCCGAAAAAGTTGAGATTGTTCAGGAACGTGTGGCTGAAAGAGCGCGTGTCCCAGCCGAGAGGGTTGAGGTCGTTCAGGAGAGGGCGGCTGAGAGGGTTCGTGTTCAGCCTGTTGAGAGGGTTGAGGTTGTTCAGGAACGTGTGATTGGGGGGGCGCGCGCTGAAAAAGTTGAGGGGGGTTCTGCTGTTTCGGGGGTCCGTGTTCAGCCTGGTGGTGTTCAGGGTGGAGGTCAGCTTTCTGGTGATTTGAGTGAGGAGTTTGTGCTTTCTAAGTTGAGC
The sequence above is a segment of the Candidatus Jordarchaeales archaeon genome. Coding sequences within it:
- a CDS encoding transcription initiation factor IIB → MTTQCPNCGSTNIIRDYVRGETTCSECGLVIDNTMIDTGPEWRAFTPEEKRDRARTGSPLTLRMPDRGLSTTISKSDRDAYGRKISPRRRAQIYRIRKWQVRTRVTNSEDRNLAQAMPELNRIASQIGVPREIRETAAYIYRRALENGLVRGRSIDSMVAAAVYLACREHKVPRPLDEIEHTAKVNRKELAHCIRLILRGLQLKTPRPDPADFIPRFAEELNLSTKTRIKALEILQKAKAKGLTSGKDPTGLAAAILYIAGILTGERRAQREIAEVARCTEVTIRNRYKQIVKELGLNISV
- a CDS encoding ATP-binding protein, with the translated sequence MSSLGGRTRAARSGGLVIHVWGEAGSGKTALAARVASTLSEEGFHVIYVSDRLPRSVWGDVERVTFVVASDERVIPELPDTLERLVNPRTRLIVLDTAASLYGHLPRTAKLRLLPLVLLKLKRLAAEKGVSTLLLNDAVQASGGVKPWEQEELEKYADLTVHLAKWDGERIAKGAPLTDYLPWEALETLAAKSGETARGSQTGNTALNARRSRG
- a CDS encoding SCP2 sterol-binding domain-containing protein produces the protein MEELEQLLKKIEEIAAKNEDIQAEIEGWDRILQFNIEGAQPFYVQTKNGKLTIHQGTHQNPDLTFEASKETILAILKGELDATSAYMSGDLKITGPLPDAVKFRTILEIARDEL